A stretch of the Drosophila subpulchrella strain 33 F10 #4 breed RU33 unplaced genomic scaffold, RU_Dsub_v1.1 Primary Assembly Seq24, whole genome shotgun sequence genome encodes the following:
- the LOC119559462 gene encoding uncharacterized protein LOC119559462: MPKGNRFVILYIEHLHYANCHAGPRALVGLLRQTIWLINARRECSAVVRRCTHCFRYKPRLMSQIMGNLPLDRVRISRPFRISGVDLFGPIRVSLGVRGKAALKIFVGRRGPLDRLYCDNATNFVGSSRLLQEMASDVRSTLGTYGVHHQVEFVFIPPRSPHFGGLWEAAVKSAKHLFLRAVGNALLKEDEV, translated from the exons ATGCCTAAAGGGAATCGTTTTGTCATATTGTACATCGAGCACCTGCACTATGCTAATTGCCATGCAGGACCACGAGCCCTAGTCGGCCTGCTTCGGCAGACAATTTGGTTGATCAATGCACGACGCGAGTGCAGTGCTGTTGTGCGCCGATGCACGCACTGTTTCCGGTATAAGCCACGGTTAATGTCGCAAATAATGGGAAACCTGCCTCTTGACCGTGTCAGAATCAGTCGACCCTTTAGAATAAGCGGAGTCGATCTCTTCGGTCCAATCCGAGTGTCGCTAGGAGTGCGTGGCAAGGcagctttaaaaat ATTTGTTGGGCGGCGCGGCCCGCTTGATCGACTGTACTGCGACAATGCAACCAATTTTGTTGGTTCCTCACGGCTGCTTCAGGAGATGGCCTCTGATGTCCGCAGCACACTGGGAACGTACGGCGTCCATCACCAGGTTGAGTTCGTCTTCATTCCGCCCCGGTCGCCTCATTTCGGGGGCCTATGGGAGGCCGCCGTCAAGTCCGCCAAACACCTCTTTTTGAGGGCCGTCGGAAACGCCTTGCTGAAGGAGGACGAAGTCTAG